Proteins encoded together in one Oryzias latipes chromosome 11, ASM223467v1 window:
- the sh3bgrl3 gene encoding SH3 domain-binding glutamic acid-rich-like protein 3, giving the protein MGIKLYYTTVTASRTVKSQQAEMMRILDSKSIRYELIDISVGGELRDEMRSKAGDPTAVPPQLFNEDQYCGNYEMFAEAVEADSVEQFLKLA; this is encoded by the exons ATGGGGATCAAGCTGTACTACACCACCGTGACCGCCTCCCGGACG gtgaagtCCCAGCAGGCAGAGATGATGCGGATCCTGGACAGCAAAAGCATCCGGTACGAGCTCATCGACATCTCTGTGGGGGGGGAGCTGCGAGATGAGATGAGAAGCAAGGCGGGAGACCCCACAGCCGTCCCCCCCCAGCTCTTCAACGAGGACCAGTACTGCGGG aATTATGAAATGTTTGCAGAGGCTGTGGAGGCAGACTCGGTggaacagtttctgaagctggCCTGA